A window of Costertonia aggregata contains these coding sequences:
- a CDS encoding SulP family inorganic anion transporter, with protein MFKNIFDFSNIKGDLTGGLVAGVVALPLALAFGVQSGLGAIAGLYGAIAVGILAALFGGTPTQASGPTGPMTVVSAALVANAIEVAGSLESAMGIILLSFLVGGALQIFFGLINIAGYIKYFPYPVISGFMSGVGLIIIILQIFPFVGLDSAKSTIKVVTDMPRLFTDLNWQALALGGLTVIIYYLFPKITKAVPSALVALISVSILAYFIKWDVPIIGEIPSGLPELRFGTLLTVDSSAYFMILEYGMVLAVLGSIDSLLTSVIADNMTKTKHNSNRELIGQGIGNMAAALIGGIPGAGATKGTVVNINSGGRTRLSGALHGAFLLAILLGLSSLAAYIPLAVLAGILIPIGFKIIDTKGLKHLRIIPKADAVVLIIVLLWTTFGSLIQAVGIGVTLAALLFMKRSSDIGEEGMQIGTLAGFDGEKPWPDETEFYEKNKNQIYIKHLYGPLFFGFTSHFQEQVKNVGENIKVLIIRMDRVPHIDQSGVYAMENAILDLTLKDMKVIITGLREQPKDLLTSLDIIPDLIPEDQIFPTIDDSFEWLKTHMKGIE; from the coding sequence ATGTTCAAAAATATTTTCGATTTCAGTAATATAAAGGGAGATTTGACCGGTGGGCTCGTGGCTGGGGTTGTTGCCTTACCACTGGCACTGGCTTTTGGGGTACAGTCCGGTTTAGGGGCGATTGCAGGATTGTATGGAGCAATTGCCGTAGGTATATTGGCTGCCCTTTTTGGTGGTACGCCGACACAGGCAAGTGGCCCTACTGGCCCAATGACCGTGGTTTCCGCTGCTTTGGTTGCCAATGCCATTGAAGTTGCAGGGAGTCTTGAAAGTGCCATGGGTATTATCTTGCTTAGTTTTTTGGTGGGTGGTGCTCTACAAATTTTTTTCGGACTCATAAATATTGCAGGGTATATCAAATATTTTCCTTATCCAGTTATTTCGGGTTTTATGAGCGGTGTGGGGCTTATCATCATTATTCTCCAAATTTTTCCTTTTGTCGGTCTTGACTCCGCAAAATCCACCATCAAGGTAGTAACCGACATGCCAAGACTCTTTACCGATTTGAATTGGCAAGCATTGGCTTTAGGCGGGTTGACCGTGATAATTTATTATCTATTCCCAAAAATCACGAAAGCTGTTCCAAGTGCTTTAGTGGCATTGATATCGGTTTCTATATTGGCATACTTTATCAAATGGGATGTACCCATTATTGGTGAGATTCCTTCAGGATTGCCCGAATTACGGTTCGGAACTTTGCTTACCGTTGACAGCAGTGCTTATTTTATGATACTTGAATACGGTATGGTCCTAGCCGTATTAGGTTCTATAGATTCCCTTCTAACCTCGGTAATTGCCGATAATATGACCAAGACCAAGCATAACAGTAATCGTGAGCTTATTGGTCAGGGCATCGGTAATATGGCAGCAGCCTTAATTGGTGGCATACCAGGGGCAGGGGCTACGAAAGGTACCGTGGTCAATATTAATTCAGGAGGTAGGACTCGTTTATCCGGGGCCTTGCATGGTGCTTTTTTACTGGCCATTTTATTGGGTCTTAGTTCTTTGGCAGCTTATATTCCGCTCGCAGTATTGGCTGGGATTTTAATTCCTATCGGTTTCAAGATAATAGACACCAAAGGGTTAAAACATTTAAGAATCATACCAAAGGCAGATGCCGTGGTCTTGATCATTGTGCTGCTTTGGACCACTTTTGGAAGTTTGATACAAGCTGTGGGAATAGGTGTAACCTTGGCCGCACTCTTGTTCATGAAGCGTTCTAGCGATATTGGCGAAGAAGGCATGCAAATAGGTACTTTAGCTGGTTTTGATGGTGAGAAGCCTTGGCCCGACGAAACTGAATTTTATGAGAAAAATAAGAACCAGATATACATCAAACATCTTTATGGGCCTTTATTTTTTGGATTTACCTCGCATTTTCAAGAGCAGGTAAAGAACGTTGGCGAAAACATCAAAGTACTGATCATTCGGATGGATCGTGTGCCACACATAGATCAGTCTGGGGTATATGCAATGGAAAACGCCATTTTGGATTTGACCTTAAAGGATATGAAAGTAATCATTACCGGATTAAGAGAGCAGCCCAAAGATTTGTTGACATCACTGGATATTATACCCGACCTGATTCCCGAAGATCAAATTTTCCCAACGATAGACGATAGTTTCGAGTGGCTGAAAACCCATATGAAAGGTATTGAATAG
- the pheS gene encoding phenylalanine--tRNA ligase subunit alpha, translating to MIDTIKKHIKEIEQFSADTAEAVEAFRIKYLGKKGLLNDFFAEFKNVPNEQKKEFGLAINQLKKVAADKVNDLKGAMESNVADTGVYGDLTRPGEPIELGARHPISIVKNQIIEIFSRIGFNVSEGPEIEDDWHNFTALNLPEYHPARDMQDTFFVQTNPDILLRTHTSSVQVRYMESNTPPIRTISPGRVYRNEAISARSHCFFHQVEGLYIDKNVSFADLKQTLQFFTTELFGKSKIRLRPSYFPFTEPSAEVDVYWGLETEADYRMTKGTGWLEIMGCGMVDPNVLTNCDIDPEEYSGFAFGMGIDRIALLLHQISDIRLLSENDVRFLEQFKSAL from the coding sequence ATGATAGATACGATAAAGAAGCATATTAAAGAGATTGAACAGTTTTCTGCCGATACCGCCGAAGCGGTCGAAGCTTTCCGAATAAAATACTTGGGCAAAAAAGGATTATTGAACGATTTCTTTGCCGAATTCAAAAATGTCCCCAACGAACAGAAAAAAGAATTTGGACTCGCTATAAATCAGTTAAAAAAAGTAGCTGCCGATAAGGTAAACGATTTAAAGGGAGCCATGGAAAGCAATGTGGCCGACACTGGGGTTTATGGCGACCTTACCCGACCTGGAGAACCTATTGAGCTAGGTGCGCGCCACCCTATATCCATAGTTAAAAATCAAATTATAGAGATTTTTTCAAGAATAGGCTTTAATGTTTCGGAAGGACCAGAGATTGAGGATGACTGGCATAACTTCACGGCATTGAACCTGCCTGAATACCACCCGGCACGTGACATGCAGGACACATTTTTTGTGCAGACCAATCCCGATATATTATTGCGAACGCACACCTCATCCGTACAGGTGCGATACATGGAGAGCAATACGCCGCCCATTCGTACCATATCACCGGGCAGGGTCTACAGAAACGAGGCTATATCGGCACGTTCACACTGTTTTTTTCATCAGGTAGAAGGGTTGTATATTGATAAAAATGTTTCTTTTGCAGATTTAAAGCAAACCCTACAATTTTTTACTACAGAACTCTTTGGGAAGTCAAAAATAAGGCTGCGCCCTTCTTACTTCCCGTTTACAGAGCCTAGTGCAGAGGTAGATGTATACTGGGGCCTGGAAACCGAGGCCGATTATAGGATGACCAAAGGTACGGGTTGGTTAGAAATTATGGGCTGCGGTATGGTAGATCCCAATGTTCTGACCAATTGTGACATTGATCCAGAAGAATATTCCGGCTTTGCTTTTGGCATGGGCATAGATCGTATCGCACTATTGCTTCATCAAATCTCCGATATTCGCTTATTAAGCGAAAATGACGTTCGCTTTTTAGAGCAGTTTAAAAGCGCATTATAG
- a CDS encoding carbonic anhydrase family protein — translation MKAQTKEMQEAITPNSAIELLKEGNSRFVAAKMAERDLLDQVKDTASGQYPFATVLSCIDSRVSAELIFDQGVGDIFSARVAGNIVNEDILGSIEFACKLAGTKVLVVLGHTACGAVKGACDDAKMGNLTILLHKIKAAVRSVNEPENQSSRNSKNIDFVNEVARKNVLLTIEDTRSLSPVLKEMEDNGEIKIVGAMYDIETGKVNFFDS, via the coding sequence ATGAAAGCACAAACAAAAGAAATGCAGGAGGCGATTACCCCAAATTCGGCAATAGAACTATTGAAAGAAGGTAATTCAAGGTTCGTGGCCGCAAAAATGGCCGAACGTGACCTTCTGGATCAGGTAAAGGATACAGCTTCTGGGCAATATCCTTTTGCTACCGTATTAAGCTGTATAGATTCGAGGGTTTCAGCAGAGCTTATTTTTGACCAAGGCGTTGGCGACATTTTTAGCGCACGGGTCGCTGGCAACATTGTAAATGAAGATATATTGGGCAGTATAGAATTTGCATGTAAATTGGCGGGTACCAAAGTCCTTGTAGTTCTAGGACATACCGCCTGTGGTGCCGTTAAGGGAGCCTGCGATGATGCCAAAATGGGAAATCTGACCATCCTCCTACATAAAATAAAGGCAGCGGTGAGATCCGTAAACGAACCAGAAAACCAAAGTTCCCGAAATTCAAAAAATATAGATTTTGTAAACGAGGTAGCCCGTAAGAACGTATTATTGACTATTGAAGACACGCGAAGTTTAAGTCCCGTCCTAAAAGAAATGGAAGATAACGGGGAAATAAAAATAGTAGGTGCCATGTATGATATTGAAACGGGCAAGGTCAATTTCTTTGATTCTTAG
- a CDS encoding SulP family inorganic anion transporter: MFKYLKNDLPASIVVFFVALPLCLGIALASGAPLFSGLIAGIVGGIVVGALSGSQIGVSGPAAGLAAIVLTAIGALGGYQNFLLAVVLGGIIQLVFGLLKAGIIGYYFPSSVIKGMLTGIGIIIILKQIPHFFGYDPDPEGDFAFFQVDGKNTFSEIFETLNNISPGATIVAILGLGILLLWDKVLSKKGKIFQLVQGPLVAVAVGIIFFVLTKDDPALAISGNHLVSVPIPEDASSFLAQFSFPNFGAITDPQIWITAFTIALVASLETLLCVEATDKLDPHKNVTPTNRELLAQGTGNIVSGMIGGLPVTQVIVRSSANIQSGGRTKMSAIIHGFFLLISVILIPKLLNMIPLSVLAAILFIVGFKLAKPSLFRSMYKMGWKQFIPFVVTVLGIVFTDLLIGIGLGLAVGIIVILIKSYQNSHFLHIEDISNGVHKIKMTLAEEVTFFNKGAILKELDSLPEDSYLELDVRKTRYLDNDIIEILEDFSSKAKSKNINIKLISERGIVENPDSYIEFFKLIPKSA; this comes from the coding sequence ATGTTTAAATATTTGAAGAACGACTTACCAGCGAGTATCGTTGTATTTTTTGTAGCGTTGCCTTTATGCTTGGGAATTGCCCTGGCCAGTGGAGCGCCATTATTTTCCGGATTAATAGCGGGTATCGTAGGTGGTATAGTGGTCGGGGCCTTGAGTGGTTCACAAATTGGGGTCAGTGGCCCTGCCGCTGGTCTTGCGGCCATAGTATTGACCGCTATCGGAGCGCTGGGAGGGTATCAGAATTTTCTACTTGCCGTTGTTTTGGGCGGGATAATACAATTAGTGTTTGGACTGTTGAAAGCAGGTATTATAGGGTATTATTTTCCTTCCTCTGTAATCAAGGGTATGCTTACCGGTATAGGGATCATCATAATTTTGAAGCAAATTCCGCATTTTTTCGGGTATGACCCCGACCCTGAAGGGGATTTTGCGTTTTTTCAAGTAGACGGTAAAAATACCTTCTCCGAAATTTTCGAGACTTTGAATAACATAAGCCCTGGTGCAACAATAGTTGCTATTTTAGGTTTGGGTATTTTATTGTTATGGGACAAGGTATTGTCGAAGAAAGGAAAAATCTTTCAATTGGTTCAAGGTCCTTTGGTTGCGGTGGCAGTTGGTATTATTTTCTTTGTTTTGACCAAGGATGACCCTGCATTGGCCATTTCGGGAAATCATTTAGTAAGTGTTCCCATACCTGAGGACGCATCTTCATTTTTGGCCCAATTCAGCTTTCCCAATTTTGGTGCAATAACCGATCCGCAAATATGGATAACCGCATTTACCATTGCACTGGTCGCCAGTTTGGAAACCCTATTATGTGTTGAAGCGACCGATAAGTTGGACCCACATAAAAACGTAACCCCAACCAATAGGGAACTTTTGGCCCAAGGCACCGGAAACATTGTTTCGGGAATGATCGGGGGCTTGCCCGTAACACAGGTTATAGTGCGTAGTTCGGCCAATATTCAATCGGGAGGAAGAACAAAAATGTCTGCTATTATTCACGGTTTCTTTTTATTGATCTCGGTGATCTTAATCCCCAAATTATTGAATATGATACCCTTATCGGTATTGGCCGCCATACTTTTTATTGTTGGTTTTAAATTGGCAAAACCATCGCTGTTCAGAAGTATGTATAAAATGGGTTGGAAACAGTTTATCCCTTTCGTAGTTACGGTATTGGGCATTGTTTTTACAGATTTACTTATAGGTATCGGGCTTGGTTTGGCCGTGGGTATTATCGTTATATTGATAAAAAGCTATCAAAACTCACATTTTCTGCACATTGAGGATATCAGCAACGGGGTCCATAAAATAAAAATGACATTGGCCGAGGAAGTCACCTTTTTCAATAAGGGGGCGATCCTGAAAGAACTGGACAGTCTACCGGAAGATTCGTATCTTGAATTGGATGTTCGTAAAACCCGATATTTGGACAACGATATAATTGAAATCTTAGAGGATTTTTCAAGTAAGGCCAAAAGCAAGAATATCAATATAAAATTGATTTCTGAACGTGGCATTGTTGAAAATCCCGATAGTTATATCGAATTTTTCAAACTCATCCCTAAATCGGCTTAG
- a CDS encoding tetratricopeptide repeat protein, whose product MRQFFYIFILFVSFLGNAQNEALFNKATDFYNSGAYQKAIDNYLKILDNGQHSAELYFNLGNSYYKLNKVAPSIYYYEKALLLKPGDNEIRNNLGYAQNMTLDAIETMPKTGLSKIYDSIIGSLSFDQWAYGAIGLMLLFVLLYIAFYYLRYAGQKRTAFIAGTISLIAAVVCLIFAFLQYTEFTSDRPAIVFSEEISIKSEPNERSQEVFKLHEGTKVNVLEELGDFNKIRLGDGKTGWLLKTDIKLLKDF is encoded by the coding sequence ATGAGACAATTCTTTTATATTTTCATACTATTTGTATCTTTTCTTGGAAATGCCCAAAATGAAGCTTTATTCAACAAAGCCACGGATTTTTACAATTCCGGGGCATATCAAAAGGCCATAGACAATTATTTGAAAATATTGGATAATGGTCAGCACTCCGCCGAATTGTACTTTAATCTTGGTAATTCCTATTACAAATTGAACAAGGTCGCCCCAAGCATCTACTATTATGAAAAGGCATTATTGTTGAAACCTGGCGATAATGAAATAAGGAACAATTTGGGTTATGCACAAAATATGACTTTGGATGCCATTGAAACTATGCCAAAAACGGGACTTTCAAAAATATACGATAGCATCATAGGATCATTATCTTTTGATCAATGGGCCTATGGGGCCATTGGGTTAATGCTTCTTTTTGTATTGCTCTATATCGCTTTTTATTACCTTAGATATGCCGGTCAAAAAAGAACCGCCTTCATCGCTGGAACCATATCTTTAATAGCCGCTGTCGTATGTTTGATATTTGCTTTTCTACAGTATACTGAATTTACCTCAGACCGGCCGGCCATTGTTTTTTCGGAAGAAATTTCAATCAAATCCGAACCCAATGAAAGAAGCCAAGAAGTGTTTAAATTGCATGAAGGCACCAAAGTGAATGTTTTGGAAGAACTCGGCGATTTCAATAAAATACGACTTGGAGACGGTAAAACCGGATGGTTATTGAAAACGGATATAAAATTGTTAAAGGATTTTTAA
- a CDS encoding BatD family protein, translating to MYLHLRKYGFLFTISFLSFMGLAQENDGVTFEMKVSKEKLGVNERLRVDFTMNKDGDNFTPPDFKGFRVLMGPSQYISNSWINGKRSFSKTYTYTLAPTAQGKFTINQSTVVIGGKTYKSLPVTIEVTSAVDKPNGEKTVDDIADENLHLVAEVSKTNPYLNEAVTVVYKLYVSPAISVSQFNPVDNPKYNNFWSQDIPVTKYNTQNSTYKGKQYRSIVLKRVVLYPQKSGKLEIEPLSLDVTLEVPTNKRDFFGGRIYTQTNKVVSAGRRTLNVKALPTEGKPANFGGAVGNFEFNVTTSKAKLNASESLQAKVEVSGKGNLKLFQLPELNLPGSLEVYDPEFKENVRTTLSGMQGKVSNSYTVVPSFKGKYPIPSIDFSYFNPSTKKYVRLTSDEIMVNVIEGPSNNTSNSTIVSNNKQMVITTGDQFNFIKLNPNLTAIGLDHFLGSTRFYLWLLLPLLLIPLAILFRKKREAIAGDVVGNRIKRANKLARKYLSNAKKALGNKDAFYVALEKALHNYLKAKLKIETSEFSKDKITELLEEKQVDDTTKDAFIGLLKNCEMARYSPFSDVQMKQDYNKASEVISYLDKQL from the coding sequence ATGTACCTGCACTTAAGAAAATATGGTTTCTTATTTACAATATCGTTCCTTTCTTTCATGGGACTGGCCCAAGAGAACGATGGGGTAACTTTCGAAATGAAAGTTAGTAAAGAAAAGCTGGGCGTTAATGAAAGGCTACGTGTAGATTTTACCATGAACAAAGACGGTGATAATTTTACTCCGCCCGATTTTAAGGGGTTTCGTGTTTTGATGGGCCCTTCCCAATACATAAGCAACTCATGGATCAATGGTAAAAGAAGCTTCAGTAAAACATACACCTATACCCTAGCCCCTACCGCCCAAGGAAAATTCACTATCAATCAATCAACAGTGGTCATCGGCGGTAAGACCTATAAGTCTTTACCTGTCACCATAGAAGTAACCTCAGCAGTGGACAAGCCCAACGGGGAAAAAACCGTAGATGATATTGCGGATGAAAACCTACATTTGGTGGCTGAGGTTTCCAAAACCAATCCCTATCTAAATGAGGCGGTAACTGTTGTCTACAAACTATATGTGAGTCCGGCGATAAGCGTTTCCCAATTTAATCCGGTCGACAATCCAAAATATAATAACTTTTGGAGTCAAGATATTCCCGTTACCAAATACAACACCCAAAATAGCACCTATAAAGGAAAACAATATCGCTCTATAGTGTTAAAGAGAGTGGTTTTATACCCCCAAAAATCCGGAAAGCTGGAAATTGAACCCTTATCCCTAGACGTTACTTTGGAAGTACCCACCAACAAACGTGACTTTTTTGGAGGCCGTATCTACACGCAGACCAACAAAGTAGTTTCTGCAGGACGAAGAACCCTAAACGTAAAGGCTTTGCCCACCGAAGGTAAACCTGCAAACTTTGGCGGTGCCGTAGGAAATTTTGAATTTAACGTGACCACGAGCAAGGCAAAGCTAAATGCATCGGAATCATTACAGGCCAAAGTCGAGGTTAGCGGAAAAGGAAATCTTAAACTATTTCAATTACCGGAATTGAATTTACCCGGATCCTTGGAAGTGTATGATCCCGAATTCAAGGAAAATGTGCGCACTACACTTTCGGGAATGCAAGGTAAAGTAAGCAATAGTTACACCGTTGTACCCTCTTTTAAAGGAAAGTACCCCATACCAAGTATAGATTTTAGCTACTTTAATCCAAGTACCAAAAAGTATGTAAGGCTTACTTCTGATGAAATAATGGTAAATGTTATCGAGGGGCCTAGCAACAATACCTCGAACAGTACCATCGTATCAAACAATAAGCAAATGGTGATCACTACGGGAGACCAGTTCAATTTTATAAAATTAAACCCAAATTTAACGGCAATAGGTCTAGACCATTTCTTGGGTTCGACCCGTTTTTACTTGTGGTTACTTTTACCGTTACTGCTAATTCCCCTAGCCATATTATTCAGAAAGAAAAGAGAAGCTATCGCTGGCGATGTCGTTGGCAATAGAATAAAAAGGGCGAACAAATTGGCCAGAAAATATCTATCCAACGCGAAAAAGGCCTTGGGCAATAAAGATGCTTTTTACGTTGCGTTAGAAAAAGCCCTGCACAATTACCTAAAGGCAAAACTTAAAATTGAAACCTCGGAATTCAGCAAGGACAAGATTACCGAACTATTAGAGGAAAAACAGGTAGACGATACCACTAAAGATGCATTCATTGGTCTTCTCAAAAATTGTGAAATGGCACGTTACAGTCCTTTTTCAGACGTACAAATGAAACAGGATTACAATAAAGCGAGCGAGGTAATCTCATATTTGGACAAACAACTTTAG